The Argopecten irradians isolate NY chromosome 6, Ai_NY, whole genome shotgun sequence genome has a window encoding:
- the LOC138325471 gene encoding protein shortage in chiasmata 1 ortholog-like isoform X1, with product MLIYKGINYLEDALDQRQRILQQGVVSVPHHLEHVDMYRHTGKLPDNNFREPWKRAKADLKLLRNEGTRLEAELNCLSELVSKQIKEIEFLGRDQLDSVEHGVFDLGECIPSSNPSSQEDFPEDNHPEENTRLNSTEVFLKENIQHWLNDCSSDLFKLEEVFMSDPLPELSRNLPSLNAMCGCLHPNQVSDPLNTRASGLLALKDRITHNEHLIPDDHCDIRRCEISAEDWQKFDLPRTDGELEECLFPFENESDRGEAIINSTKIAIELDTSVLMEVKSHASDVCERLTSIDVCNKYKNEVEKVDTDLSSKSTQSFLEINEIGYDDDDDFDFKKALLDTPLGSPCVENWTNYDLKQSLAQLCSHRLPHGNNRLLTLEQKDSSLWRIWQHEKYMDDILSLRLPEFGKKPIFDIDIGPNKAKAMLNLKADEELGKIELSLCWDAVSVAAAKIKGFKIEKLEEEESYKCITTEILSVERFEKDTSTVLLEEKDPILENVSGSESRTDMTKSKLKAEKAKVWKPTVRSCSTAPSLRPPLGLSKAGADPLNDFLFLRSVQDVSTENHSYSKALNRTPEPKVTADQHFPVMVKTAESPQMSPSDLDIQNICVIKPNKRQKTWDHRVVSVTIQGEFASVLDIIKDQASYYMAALKGCRDIHLPNRFSDITPDNTRFLVKQKEKSLQDNKENGAACDLYKATIALHILCGARDILIYCCFESALAHIKSMQEKYQSVLKNCFDSMMRELTQLKCNFNQRRLFHPKLVSLYRHIDERLQKSAQNKDETKEKILIVIGQDRLSLKSCLRDFVRGGSTTKADLLSDLSGDLTQRLESVTCLIANGAELFDEFPWSQFTVVIDYNDSAGDDTKLHDICKGFSIPLISLNGKTNHDSANSKTGTSTEVGMATQNMDTVTALTIIGSRYLTSQPELLQLLETRHNLTIMERDYDQIKSIDEMYFADLVIDERTCVVVQSVHDMAEVWQYELFNSKILTLSLKFTTCWIIFYHSQKSKMQNSCVKNINRFRATVENLDGKRDFFIKTFITNSASEAAMFVRQVCDTSEKMSAVWKDGSWRKRAWLTEECSEEEKTLLSFPCFNSFSAQLVLQKMSVAKLCSSSYSELSLLLPWMPQKFLKSFLDMVSSEKGKELSQEPFDRSQPVDDSPSLLEDYDNFTIQQSPTLQRKTSGSKLECELLAMDKFTESNSFGRKCPGQCNQFIDIKHQEVFDSDQNNSIAMPGVRYMYPSAGEVLDKLEEAQFGTDTQDSQDILSLNGSQPSVKLNEFQRAELEGQNAIASKKYTGAWNIYNEMQQDGIGGESYRKHQENVHSHYEEVHQKENQFCSELPVQEYQKTNVQKNMKLGNPQFDSTVVEYDFEKAVNLEVARRLKAQQFNSFGMNSVDANMKNSYDEVKDKTAYEDEDYSDRHNTQLQDHNSVSDQTSSAYFERKNNHYKSENFRGIGKENSLKESYRSVSDFEFQKQHPMNTQRNNQIVAGWRQEDRIQPQEDQSSDIANNMYRQPRRENHLDCRLGLREIRFDRNEARRPPQGHRSFAGDLTLITQNILQKATSSELPRKSPLVWPPPRRVSIGLAPPRPREDSTSKDSNQQMQTPVQNYPDVTRFTPQRTNVQSCYDGQRHQRNEKYEKHTYTPQPWDGHSSLWSSYDSPPMDLDRSPDNESNKAYYALKQSDERPRKEVNQKQLSYRRVPGSKGGQTKLVFKGK from the exons ATGCTGATATATAAAGGAATAAATTACTTGGAGGAT GCACTTGATCAGAGACAGAGGATTCTTCAGCAAGGTGTTGTATCAGTGCCACACCATCTGGAGCATGTCGATATGTACAGACATACTGGAAAGTTACCAGACAACAACTTCAGGGAACCTTGGAAAAGAG CGAAAGCAGACCTAAAGCTGCTCAGGAATGAAGGAACCAGGCTGGAAGCAGAATTAAATTGTTTATCTGAATTAGTATCTAAGCAGATTAAGGAAATTGAGTTTCTTGGGAG AGATCAGCTTGACAGTGTTGAACATGGAGTGTTTGACCTTGGAGAGTGTATCCCTAGTTCCAATCCATCGTCACAGGAGGATTTCCCAGAAGATAATCATCCTGAAGAAAATACTCGACTCAATTCAACAGAagtatttttaaaagaaaatattcaacACTGGCTAAACGACTGTTCTA GTGATTTATTCAAACTGGAAGAAGTGTTTATGTCAGATCCTCTCCCAGAATTAAGTAGAAATTTGCCAAGTCTGAATGCAATGTGTGGCTGTCTGCATCCTAATCAAGTCTCAGATCCGCTGAATACCAGAGCCTCGGGATTACTGGCACTGAAAGACAGAATTACACA CAATGAACATTTGATACCAGATGACCATTGTGACATAAGAAGATGTGAAATTTCTGCAGAAGATTGGCAGAAGTTTGACTTGCCTAGAACAGat GGGGAGCTGGAAGAATGCTTGTTCCCTTTTGAAAACGAAAGTGACAGAGGGGAAGCAATTATCAACAGTACAAAGATTGCGATAGAATTAGACACCTCTGTCCTAATGGAAGTGAAAAGTCACGCTTCAG ATGTTTGTGAAAGATTGACAAGTATAGATGTTTGTAATAAGTACAAAAATGAAGTGGAAAAAGTAGATACAGATTTATCCAGCAAATCTACTCAATCATTTCTAGAAATCAATGAAATTG gttatgatgatgatgatgattttgacTTCAAGAAAGCTCTTTTGGATACTCCCTTGGGTAGCCCATGTGTGGAAAATTGGACAAACTATGACCTGAAACAGTCTCTAGCCCAGCTGTGTTCACACCGTCTTCCACATGGAAACAATAG ATTGCTGACACTAGAACAGAAAGATAGTTCCCTGTGGAGAATATGGCAGCATGAAAAATATATGGATGATATTTTGTCTTTAAGACTTCCAG AATTCGGAAAGAAAccaatatttgatattgatattggtCCAAATAAGGCAAAGGCGATGCTGAACTTGAAAGCTGATGAGGAGCTAGGCAAGATTGAACTATCATTGTGTTGGGATGCGGTGTCTGTAGCAGCTGCCAAGATCAAAGGGTTTAAGATTGAAAAACTGGAAGAAGAAGAAAGTTACAAGTGCATTACAACAGAGATTCTTTCAGTAGAACGGTTTGAAAAAGACACCTCCACTGTGCTGTTAG AGGAGAAAGACCCAATTCTGGAAAATGTATCTGGGTCAGAGTCAAGAACAGATATGACAAAAAGTAAACTGAAAGCAGAAAAAG CAAAGGTTTGGAAGCCAACAGTCAGATCTTGTTCGACTGCACCATCACTCAGACCACCCTTAGGACTTAGTAAAGCTGGTGCAGATCCACTTAATGACTTTCTGTTTCTGAGAAGTGTTCAAGATGTATCTACTGAAAACCACAGCTACAGTAAAGCATTGAACAGAACACCAGAACCCAAAG TGACAGCAGATCAACATTTTCCTGTAATGGTTAAGACTGCAGAGAGTCCCCAAATGTCACCTTCAGATCTGGACATCCAGAACATTTGTGTTATAAAACCCAACAAACGACAGAAAACGTGGGATCATCGAGTGGTTTCAGTAACTATACAAG GCGAGTTTGCTTCTGTTCTGGATATCATTAAAGACCAAGCCTCTTATTACATGGCTGCCTTGAAAGGATGTCGTGACATCCATCTCCCAAACCGATTCTCTGACATAACACCAGACAATACTAGGTTTCTAGTGAAACAAAAGGAGAAAAGCCTGCAAGACAACAAAGAAAATG GTGCTGCTTGTGATCTGTACAAGGCAACTATAGCTTTACATATACTTTGTGGGGCAAGAGATATCCTTATTTACTGCTGCTTTGAATCTGCTCTGGCTCACATCAAGTCCATGCAGGAAAAGTACCAGTCAGTAttaaaaa ATTGCTTTGACAGTATGATGAGAGAACTTACCCAACTCAAATGCAATTTTAACCAGAGAAGATTATTTCATCCTAAATTAGTCTCATTGTATCGACATATTGATGAAAGGCTACAGAAGTCGGCCCAAAACAAAGATGAAACAAAAGAAAAG attttGATAGTGATTGGACAAGACCGTTTGAGTCTTAAGAGTTGTCTCAGAGACTTTGTACGAGGTGGGTCTACTACAAAGGCAGATCTTCTCAGTGATTTGTCAGGGGACTTGACACAAAG ACTTGAATCAGTGACATGTCTAATAGCAAACGGAGCAGAACTATTTGATGAGTTTCCTTGGTCCCAGTTCACTGTCGTGATAGACTACAATGACTCAGCTGGTGATGACACTAAGTTACATGATATTTGTAAAGGATTCAGCATACCTCTCATTTCCTTAAATGGTAAAACCAACCACGACTCTGCAAACAGTAAGACAg GTACGAGCACAGAAGTTGGTATGGCAACCCAAAACATGGATACAGTTACAGCACTGACTATTATTGGATCAAGATATCTTACCTCCCAACCGGAGTTGTTGCAGCTGCTGGAAACTAG ACATAACCTGACGATCATGGAGCGTGACTATGACCAGATTAAGAGTATTGACGAGATGTATTTCGCTGACTTGGTGATAGATGAAAGAACCTGTGTGGTTGTCCAATCTGTACACGATATGGCAGAAGTTTGGCAGTACGAGCTCTTCAACTCCAAGATACTAACATTAAGTCTCAAGTTCACAACTTGCTGGATAATATTCTATCACAGCCAGAAAAG CAAAATGCAGAACTCCTGTGTGAAGAATATAAACAGATTTCGGGCAACTGTTGAAAATCTTGACGGAAAGCGGGACTTCTTTATCAAA ACGTTCATCACAAATAGTGCCAGTGAGGCTGCCATGTTTGTCAGACAAGTCTGTGATACCAGTGAGAAAATGTCTGCTGTCTGGAAAGATGGAAGCTGGAGAAAGAGGGCATGGTTAACAGAGGAATGCAGCGAG GAAGAAAAAACACTGTTGTCTTTTCCGTGTTTTAATTCCTTTAG TGCTCAACTTGTCCTACAGAAAATGTCGGTAGCTAAACTCTGTAGTAGTTCTTATAGCGAACTATCTCTCCTGTTACCATGGATGCCACAAAAATTCCTCAAG TCATTCTTGGATATGGTAAGTAGTGAAAAAGGCAAAGAATTGTCTCAGGAGCCCTTTGACAGGTCACAACCGGTCGATGACTCTCCCTCACTGTTGGAGGATTATGATAACTTCACAATCCAGCAGAGTCCAACCTTGCAAAGAAAGACTTCTGGTAGCAAACTGGAATGCGAACTTTTGGCCATGGACAAATTTACTGAATCAAACAGTTTTGGAAGAAAATGTCCCGGTCAGTGCAATCAGTTTATTGATATTAAACACCAAGAAGTATTTGACTCTgatcaaaataattcaatagcCATGCCAGGTGTGAGATACATGTATCCTTCAGCTGGTGAAGTATTGGATAAACTGGAGGAGGCACAGTTTGGAACAGATACACAGGACAGTCAAGATATTTTGTCTCTGAATGGGTCTCAACCATCTGTAAAGTTAAATGAGTTCCAGAGGGCTGAACTAGAGGGACAAAATGCAATCGCCAGTAAAAAGTATACAGGTGCATGGAACATTTACAATGAAATGCAACAAGACGGAATTGGAGGAGAAAGCTATAGAAAACACCAAGAGAATGTTCATAGTCATTATGAAGAAGTTCATCAGAAAGAAAATCAATTCTGTTCAGAATTGCCTGTGCAGGAATATCAAAAGACAAATGTCCAAAAAAATATGAAACTGGGCAATCCACAATTTGATTCGACAGTTGTAgaatatgattttgaaaaagctgtcaatTTAGAGGTTGCTAGACGTTTAAAAGCACAGCAGTTCAATTCATTCGGAATGAATTCAGTCGATGCGAACATGAAGAATTCATATGATGAAgtaaaggacaaaacagcttACGAAGACGAAGATTATTCGGACAGACACAATACTCAGTTGCAAGACCATAACAGTGTGAGTGATCAAACCTCGTCTGCCtattttgaaaggaaaaataatcattacaaatcagaAAATTTTAGAGGTATTGGAAAGGAGAATTCCCTAAAGGAAAGTTATCGTTCAGTATCAGACTTTGAGTTTCAAAAGCAACACCCAATGAACACACAGAGGAATAATCAGATTGTGGCCGGATGGAGGCAAGAAGATAGAATACAGCCTCAAGAGGATCAGAGTTCAGATATAGCCAACAATATGTATAGACAACCACGTAGAGAAAATCATTTAGATTGTAGACTCGGTCTTCGGGAAATCAGATTTGATCGGAATGAAGCAAGAAGGCCTCCACAAGGTCACAGGTCATTTGCGGGTGACCTAACACTGATCACCCAGAATATACTTCAGAAAGCTACAAGTTCTGAACTTCCTAGAAAAAGTCCTTTGGTATGGCCACCTCCACGTAGAGTAAGCATCGGTCTGGCACCTCCACGACCACGAGAGGATAGTACATCAAAAG ATAGTAATCAGCAAATGCAAACCCCAGTACAGAATTATCCCGATGTAACGAGGTTCACGCCACAGAGGACCAACGTCCAGTCTTGTTATGATGGACAGAGACACCAAAGGAATGAGAAGTATGAGAAGCATACGTACACACCTCAACCGTGGGATGGTCATTCATCTCTCTGGTCATCTTACGATTCCCCTCCAATGGACCTGGATAGATCTCCTGATAACGAATCAAACAAG GCCTACTATGCTTTAAAACAGTCGGACGAAAGACCTCGTAAGG AAGTAAACCAGAAGCAATTATCGTACAGACGTGTTCCGGGATCTAAAGGAGGCCAGACGAAACTAGTGTTCAAAGGGAAGTAA
- the LOC138325471 gene encoding protein shortage in chiasmata 1 ortholog-like isoform X2, producing MLIYKGINYLEDALDQRQRILQQGVVSVPHHLEHVDMYRHTGKLPDNNFREPWKRAKADLKLLRNEGTRLEAELNCLSELVSKQIKEIEFLGRDQLDSVEHGVFDLGECIPSSNPSSQEDFPEDNHPEENTRLNSTEVFLKENIQHWLNDCSSDLFKLEEVFMSDPLPELSRNLPSLNAMCGCLHPNQVSDPLNTRASGLLALKDRITHNEHLIPDDHCDIRRCEISAEDWQKFDLPRTDGELEECLFPFENESDRGEAIINSTKIAIELDTSVLMEVKSHASDVCERLTSIDVCNKYKNEVEKVDTDLSSKSTQSFLEINEIGYDDDDDFDFKKALLDTPLGSPCVENWTNYDLKQSLAQLCSHRLPHGNNRLLTLEQKDSSLWRIWQHEKYMDDILSLRLPEFGKKPIFDIDIGPNKAKAMLNLKADEELGKIELSLCWDAVSVAAAKIKGFKIEKLEEEESYKCITTEILSVERFEKDTSTVLLEEKDPILENVSGSESRTDMTKSKLKAEKAKVWKPTVRSCSTAPSLRPPLGLSKAGADPLNDFLFLRSVQDVSTENHSYSKALNRTPEPKDQHFPVMVKTAESPQMSPSDLDIQNICVIKPNKRQKTWDHRVVSVTIQGEFASVLDIIKDQASYYMAALKGCRDIHLPNRFSDITPDNTRFLVKQKEKSLQDNKENGAACDLYKATIALHILCGARDILIYCCFESALAHIKSMQEKYQSVLKNCFDSMMRELTQLKCNFNQRRLFHPKLVSLYRHIDERLQKSAQNKDETKEKILIVIGQDRLSLKSCLRDFVRGGSTTKADLLSDLSGDLTQRLESVTCLIANGAELFDEFPWSQFTVVIDYNDSAGDDTKLHDICKGFSIPLISLNGKTNHDSANSKTGTSTEVGMATQNMDTVTALTIIGSRYLTSQPELLQLLETRHNLTIMERDYDQIKSIDEMYFADLVIDERTCVVVQSVHDMAEVWQYELFNSKILTLSLKFTTCWIIFYHSQKSKMQNSCVKNINRFRATVENLDGKRDFFIKTFITNSASEAAMFVRQVCDTSEKMSAVWKDGSWRKRAWLTEECSEEEKTLLSFPCFNSFSAQLVLQKMSVAKLCSSSYSELSLLLPWMPQKFLKSFLDMVSSEKGKELSQEPFDRSQPVDDSPSLLEDYDNFTIQQSPTLQRKTSGSKLECELLAMDKFTESNSFGRKCPGQCNQFIDIKHQEVFDSDQNNSIAMPGVRYMYPSAGEVLDKLEEAQFGTDTQDSQDILSLNGSQPSVKLNEFQRAELEGQNAIASKKYTGAWNIYNEMQQDGIGGESYRKHQENVHSHYEEVHQKENQFCSELPVQEYQKTNVQKNMKLGNPQFDSTVVEYDFEKAVNLEVARRLKAQQFNSFGMNSVDANMKNSYDEVKDKTAYEDEDYSDRHNTQLQDHNSVSDQTSSAYFERKNNHYKSENFRGIGKENSLKESYRSVSDFEFQKQHPMNTQRNNQIVAGWRQEDRIQPQEDQSSDIANNMYRQPRRENHLDCRLGLREIRFDRNEARRPPQGHRSFAGDLTLITQNILQKATSSELPRKSPLVWPPPRRVSIGLAPPRPREDSTSKDSNQQMQTPVQNYPDVTRFTPQRTNVQSCYDGQRHQRNEKYEKHTYTPQPWDGHSSLWSSYDSPPMDLDRSPDNESNKAYYALKQSDERPRKEVNQKQLSYRRVPGSKGGQTKLVFKGK from the exons ATGCTGATATATAAAGGAATAAATTACTTGGAGGAT GCACTTGATCAGAGACAGAGGATTCTTCAGCAAGGTGTTGTATCAGTGCCACACCATCTGGAGCATGTCGATATGTACAGACATACTGGAAAGTTACCAGACAACAACTTCAGGGAACCTTGGAAAAGAG CGAAAGCAGACCTAAAGCTGCTCAGGAATGAAGGAACCAGGCTGGAAGCAGAATTAAATTGTTTATCTGAATTAGTATCTAAGCAGATTAAGGAAATTGAGTTTCTTGGGAG AGATCAGCTTGACAGTGTTGAACATGGAGTGTTTGACCTTGGAGAGTGTATCCCTAGTTCCAATCCATCGTCACAGGAGGATTTCCCAGAAGATAATCATCCTGAAGAAAATACTCGACTCAATTCAACAGAagtatttttaaaagaaaatattcaacACTGGCTAAACGACTGTTCTA GTGATTTATTCAAACTGGAAGAAGTGTTTATGTCAGATCCTCTCCCAGAATTAAGTAGAAATTTGCCAAGTCTGAATGCAATGTGTGGCTGTCTGCATCCTAATCAAGTCTCAGATCCGCTGAATACCAGAGCCTCGGGATTACTGGCACTGAAAGACAGAATTACACA CAATGAACATTTGATACCAGATGACCATTGTGACATAAGAAGATGTGAAATTTCTGCAGAAGATTGGCAGAAGTTTGACTTGCCTAGAACAGat GGGGAGCTGGAAGAATGCTTGTTCCCTTTTGAAAACGAAAGTGACAGAGGGGAAGCAATTATCAACAGTACAAAGATTGCGATAGAATTAGACACCTCTGTCCTAATGGAAGTGAAAAGTCACGCTTCAG ATGTTTGTGAAAGATTGACAAGTATAGATGTTTGTAATAAGTACAAAAATGAAGTGGAAAAAGTAGATACAGATTTATCCAGCAAATCTACTCAATCATTTCTAGAAATCAATGAAATTG gttatgatgatgatgatgattttgacTTCAAGAAAGCTCTTTTGGATACTCCCTTGGGTAGCCCATGTGTGGAAAATTGGACAAACTATGACCTGAAACAGTCTCTAGCCCAGCTGTGTTCACACCGTCTTCCACATGGAAACAATAG ATTGCTGACACTAGAACAGAAAGATAGTTCCCTGTGGAGAATATGGCAGCATGAAAAATATATGGATGATATTTTGTCTTTAAGACTTCCAG AATTCGGAAAGAAAccaatatttgatattgatattggtCCAAATAAGGCAAAGGCGATGCTGAACTTGAAAGCTGATGAGGAGCTAGGCAAGATTGAACTATCATTGTGTTGGGATGCGGTGTCTGTAGCAGCTGCCAAGATCAAAGGGTTTAAGATTGAAAAACTGGAAGAAGAAGAAAGTTACAAGTGCATTACAACAGAGATTCTTTCAGTAGAACGGTTTGAAAAAGACACCTCCACTGTGCTGTTAG AGGAGAAAGACCCAATTCTGGAAAATGTATCTGGGTCAGAGTCAAGAACAGATATGACAAAAAGTAAACTGAAAGCAGAAAAAG CAAAGGTTTGGAAGCCAACAGTCAGATCTTGTTCGACTGCACCATCACTCAGACCACCCTTAGGACTTAGTAAAGCTGGTGCAGATCCACTTAATGACTTTCTGTTTCTGAGAAGTGTTCAAGATGTATCTACTGAAAACCACAGCTACAGTAAAGCATTGAACAGAACACCAGAACCCAAAG ATCAACATTTTCCTGTAATGGTTAAGACTGCAGAGAGTCCCCAAATGTCACCTTCAGATCTGGACATCCAGAACATTTGTGTTATAAAACCCAACAAACGACAGAAAACGTGGGATCATCGAGTGGTTTCAGTAACTATACAAG GCGAGTTTGCTTCTGTTCTGGATATCATTAAAGACCAAGCCTCTTATTACATGGCTGCCTTGAAAGGATGTCGTGACATCCATCTCCCAAACCGATTCTCTGACATAACACCAGACAATACTAGGTTTCTAGTGAAACAAAAGGAGAAAAGCCTGCAAGACAACAAAGAAAATG GTGCTGCTTGTGATCTGTACAAGGCAACTATAGCTTTACATATACTTTGTGGGGCAAGAGATATCCTTATTTACTGCTGCTTTGAATCTGCTCTGGCTCACATCAAGTCCATGCAGGAAAAGTACCAGTCAGTAttaaaaa ATTGCTTTGACAGTATGATGAGAGAACTTACCCAACTCAAATGCAATTTTAACCAGAGAAGATTATTTCATCCTAAATTAGTCTCATTGTATCGACATATTGATGAAAGGCTACAGAAGTCGGCCCAAAACAAAGATGAAACAAAAGAAAAG attttGATAGTGATTGGACAAGACCGTTTGAGTCTTAAGAGTTGTCTCAGAGACTTTGTACGAGGTGGGTCTACTACAAAGGCAGATCTTCTCAGTGATTTGTCAGGGGACTTGACACAAAG ACTTGAATCAGTGACATGTCTAATAGCAAACGGAGCAGAACTATTTGATGAGTTTCCTTGGTCCCAGTTCACTGTCGTGATAGACTACAATGACTCAGCTGGTGATGACACTAAGTTACATGATATTTGTAAAGGATTCAGCATACCTCTCATTTCCTTAAATGGTAAAACCAACCACGACTCTGCAAACAGTAAGACAg GTACGAGCACAGAAGTTGGTATGGCAACCCAAAACATGGATACAGTTACAGCACTGACTATTATTGGATCAAGATATCTTACCTCCCAACCGGAGTTGTTGCAGCTGCTGGAAACTAG ACATAACCTGACGATCATGGAGCGTGACTATGACCAGATTAAGAGTATTGACGAGATGTATTTCGCTGACTTGGTGATAGATGAAAGAACCTGTGTGGTTGTCCAATCTGTACACGATATGGCAGAAGTTTGGCAGTACGAGCTCTTCAACTCCAAGATACTAACATTAAGTCTCAAGTTCACAACTTGCTGGATAATATTCTATCACAGCCAGAAAAG CAAAATGCAGAACTCCTGTGTGAAGAATATAAACAGATTTCGGGCAACTGTTGAAAATCTTGACGGAAAGCGGGACTTCTTTATCAAA ACGTTCATCACAAATAGTGCCAGTGAGGCTGCCATGTTTGTCAGACAAGTCTGTGATACCAGTGAGAAAATGTCTGCTGTCTGGAAAGATGGAAGCTGGAGAAAGAGGGCATGGTTAACAGAGGAATGCAGCGAG GAAGAAAAAACACTGTTGTCTTTTCCGTGTTTTAATTCCTTTAG TGCTCAACTTGTCCTACAGAAAATGTCGGTAGCTAAACTCTGTAGTAGTTCTTATAGCGAACTATCTCTCCTGTTACCATGGATGCCACAAAAATTCCTCAAG TCATTCTTGGATATGGTAAGTAGTGAAAAAGGCAAAGAATTGTCTCAGGAGCCCTTTGACAGGTCACAACCGGTCGATGACTCTCCCTCACTGTTGGAGGATTATGATAACTTCACAATCCAGCAGAGTCCAACCTTGCAAAGAAAGACTTCTGGTAGCAAACTGGAATGCGAACTTTTGGCCATGGACAAATTTACTGAATCAAACAGTTTTGGAAGAAAATGTCCCGGTCAGTGCAATCAGTTTATTGATATTAAACACCAAGAAGTATTTGACTCTgatcaaaataattcaatagcCATGCCAGGTGTGAGATACATGTATCCTTCAGCTGGTGAAGTATTGGATAAACTGGAGGAGGCACAGTTTGGAACAGATACACAGGACAGTCAAGATATTTTGTCTCTGAATGGGTCTCAACCATCTGTAAAGTTAAATGAGTTCCAGAGGGCTGAACTAGAGGGACAAAATGCAATCGCCAGTAAAAAGTATACAGGTGCATGGAACATTTACAATGAAATGCAACAAGACGGAATTGGAGGAGAAAGCTATAGAAAACACCAAGAGAATGTTCATAGTCATTATGAAGAAGTTCATCAGAAAGAAAATCAATTCTGTTCAGAATTGCCTGTGCAGGAATATCAAAAGACAAATGTCCAAAAAAATATGAAACTGGGCAATCCACAATTTGATTCGACAGTTGTAgaatatgattttgaaaaagctgtcaatTTAGAGGTTGCTAGACGTTTAAAAGCACAGCAGTTCAATTCATTCGGAATGAATTCAGTCGATGCGAACATGAAGAATTCATATGATGAAgtaaaggacaaaacagcttACGAAGACGAAGATTATTCGGACAGACACAATACTCAGTTGCAAGACCATAACAGTGTGAGTGATCAAACCTCGTCTGCCtattttgaaaggaaaaataatcattacaaatcagaAAATTTTAGAGGTATTGGAAAGGAGAATTCCCTAAAGGAAAGTTATCGTTCAGTATCAGACTTTGAGTTTCAAAAGCAACACCCAATGAACACACAGAGGAATAATCAGATTGTGGCCGGATGGAGGCAAGAAGATAGAATACAGCCTCAAGAGGATCAGAGTTCAGATATAGCCAACAATATGTATAGACAACCACGTAGAGAAAATCATTTAGATTGTAGACTCGGTCTTCGGGAAATCAGATTTGATCGGAATGAAGCAAGAAGGCCTCCACAAGGTCACAGGTCATTTGCGGGTGACCTAACACTGATCACCCAGAATATACTTCAGAAAGCTACAAGTTCTGAACTTCCTAGAAAAAGTCCTTTGGTATGGCCACCTCCACGTAGAGTAAGCATCGGTCTGGCACCTCCACGACCACGAGAGGATAGTACATCAAAAG ATAGTAATCAGCAAATGCAAACCCCAGTACAGAATTATCCCGATGTAACGAGGTTCACGCCACAGAGGACCAACGTCCAGTCTTGTTATGATGGACAGAGACACCAAAGGAATGAGAAGTATGAGAAGCATACGTACACACCTCAACCGTGGGATGGTCATTCATCTCTCTGGTCATCTTACGATTCCCCTCCAATGGACCTGGATAGATCTCCTGATAACGAATCAAACAAG GCCTACTATGCTTTAAAACAGTCGGACGAAAGACCTCGTAAGG AAGTAAACCAGAAGCAATTATCGTACAGACGTGTTCCGGGATCTAAAGGAGGCCAGACGAAACTAGTGTTCAAAGGGAAGTAA